A stretch of Paucidesulfovibrio gracilis DSM 16080 DNA encodes these proteins:
- the recJ gene encoding single-stranded-DNA-specific exonuclease RecJ, giving the protein MPHIWKFRDQSETPASAEHWAAELGVSPLIVEILASRGLSSLADMDRFLSPGLRHLAAPGSIPGLDEAARILAEGLAQGRPFAVWGDYDVDGVTSTALVRTFMQAHGVDVTHVLPNRLEHGYGLNVSGVEDLAQRGIRLLLTVDCGITDHAAIARARELGMTVVVSDHHLPGETLPPAHAVCDPRLAEEGADCPCADLAGVGVAFMLMAALNKLLPDTVDIRPLLDFVALGTVADVVPLRGQNRVLVKNGLLLIKEARRPGIAALKEVSGYDRFAELGAGQIGFGLAPRINAAGRLGDPETALALLLAPDVATARPLAEKLDGMNAERRAEEERILAEALDQAREQRERHPHRRGLVLMAPHWHPGVIGIVASRVVERHYCPTLLLCQEDALLKGSGRSISEFDLHQGLTRCADLLAGYGGHRQAAGLSMDPDQLETLRERFHEAVVEQVGPDPLTPTLRVDSEIPLAGVDFNLLKNLELLQPFGMGNPEPVFATPPVQVREHRVFGKKHLRLTLADTTSRAVLPAKAWRMADQFVHDLRGHTMRFAFTPKIDRYSGVPKIELNIKDWQQD; this is encoded by the coding sequence GCGGACATGGATCGTTTCCTGAGTCCGGGATTGCGGCATTTGGCCGCGCCCGGGAGCATTCCCGGTCTGGACGAGGCCGCACGCATCCTGGCGGAAGGCTTGGCCCAGGGGCGGCCTTTTGCGGTTTGGGGGGATTATGACGTGGACGGCGTTACCTCCACGGCCTTGGTGCGGACGTTCATGCAGGCTCACGGTGTGGACGTAACCCATGTTTTGCCCAATCGGCTGGAGCATGGCTACGGCCTGAATGTTTCCGGCGTGGAAGACCTGGCCCAACGCGGTATCCGGCTGCTGCTGACTGTGGATTGCGGCATAACCGATCATGCGGCCATTGCCCGGGCCAGGGAACTGGGCATGACCGTGGTGGTATCCGACCATCATTTGCCCGGGGAGACGCTGCCCCCGGCCCATGCGGTGTGCGATCCTCGTCTGGCCGAAGAAGGCGCGGATTGCCCGTGCGCGGATCTGGCCGGTGTGGGCGTGGCCTTCATGCTCATGGCCGCTTTGAACAAATTGTTGCCCGATACCGTGGACATTCGTCCATTGTTGGATTTCGTGGCCCTGGGGACTGTGGCGGACGTGGTGCCGCTGCGTGGGCAAAACCGTGTGTTGGTCAAGAATGGATTGCTTTTGATCAAGGAAGCCCGGCGGCCCGGTATTGCGGCTCTCAAGGAAGTGAGCGGGTATGACCGTTTTGCGGAGCTTGGTGCCGGACAGATCGGGTTTGGGCTGGCCCCGCGCATCAATGCGGCCGGTCGGCTGGGTGATCCGGAAACCGCCTTGGCCTTGTTGCTTGCGCCGGACGTGGCCACGGCCCGTCCTTTGGCGGAAAAGCTGGATGGTATGAACGCGGAACGTCGTGCCGAGGAGGAAAGGATTCTGGCCGAGGCCTTGGATCAGGCTCGGGAGCAAAGGGAACGCCATCCTCATCGTCGGGGACTGGTGCTCATGGCGCCCCATTGGCATCCCGGCGTGATCGGTATCGTGGCTTCCCGAGTGGTGGAACGGCATTATTGCCCTACCTTGCTGCTTTGCCAGGAAGATGCGTTGCTCAAGGGATCGGGCCGGAGTATTTCCGAATTTGATCTGCATCAGGGGCTGACCCGATGTGCGGACTTGTTGGCTGGTTACGGCGGGCACCGTCAGGCCGCCGGGTTGTCCATGGACCCGGATCAGCTGGAAACGCTTCGGGAACGTTTTCACGAGGCCGTGGTTGAGCAGGTGGGACCGGATCCCTTGACGCCCACGCTTCGGGTGGACAGTGAGATTCCCCTTGCGGGTGTGGATTTTAATCTGCTTAAGAATCTGGAGTTGCTTCAGCCGTTCGGTATGGGCAACCCCGAGCCGGTATTCGCCACCCCGCCGGTGCAGGTGCGTGAGCACCGGGTTTTCGGCAAAAAGCATTTGCGGTTGACCCTGGCGGACACCACGAGCCGGGCTGTGCTTCCGGCCAAGGCATGGCGTATGGCCGATCAATTTGTCCACGATCTGCGCGGTCATACCATGCGGTTTGCGTTTACGCCCAAAATCGACCGCTATAGCGGAGTTCCCAAAATTGAATTGAATATCAAGGATTGGCAGCAGGATTGA
- a CDS encoding small ribosomal subunit Rsm22 family protein, whose translation MSVEHLSTLFPTPDQQAASLLDVFARLLNKTHPLRGKHRDSLIYGIRDLSRMLTDERADMSKDYMGHPATRAAYLRYFLPWNLYRLVRLFQGLRGAGQGLDPAQGSTVADLGAGPLTVPLAMWIALPELRERKLRFVCIDRTPGIMRDGLALLTAMAQDKLAWHLDLVKGPLHTNVRGRADLLVAANTLNELTWGPGGNMPAQAENAVNMLRKNMKESGRLLIVEPGTRRSGTILHHLRSECLNQGMAPLAPCPHVEDCPMPGTGNAPWCHFRLPADSAPEWLHNLSRRARLPKSDTSLSFLLFTRESAAHEHLVRAISGTFPLENGAGQYACSERGLVLLQAAQQSRCGWPGDLLRPTWPNEPQRDEKSGALILPVQFSGSATPPPRGNKAKDGNKARSSSGSPDRTQKKGGPGQRSGNSKPDSRPGSGEQYRKKGHGGSRPSARNSEHPGKKRKS comes from the coding sequence ATGTCCGTTGAGCATCTTTCCACCCTTTTTCCGACACCGGACCAGCAAGCCGCGTCCCTGCTCGATGTCTTCGCCCGTCTGCTGAACAAGACCCATCCCCTGCGCGGCAAACATCGGGACTCCTTAATATACGGCATTCGCGATCTTTCCCGCATGCTCACGGACGAACGAGCCGATATGAGCAAGGACTACATGGGCCATCCGGCCACACGAGCGGCCTATCTCCGCTATTTTCTCCCCTGGAACCTGTACAGGCTGGTCCGGCTGTTTCAGGGACTGCGCGGCGCAGGACAAGGTCTGGACCCCGCCCAGGGAAGCACCGTGGCGGACCTTGGCGCAGGACCGCTCACCGTCCCCCTGGCCATGTGGATCGCGCTCCCGGAGCTGCGGGAACGAAAGCTACGCTTTGTCTGCATCGACCGCACCCCCGGCATCATGCGCGACGGCTTGGCTCTGCTCACGGCCATGGCTCAGGACAAACTGGCCTGGCACCTGGACCTGGTCAAAGGTCCGCTGCACACCAATGTACGCGGCCGGGCCGACCTGCTCGTGGCCGCCAATACCTTGAACGAGCTGACATGGGGACCGGGCGGCAATATGCCTGCCCAGGCGGAAAATGCCGTAAACATGCTGCGTAAAAATATGAAGGAATCTGGACGACTGCTGATCGTGGAGCCGGGAACCCGGCGCTCGGGCACCATTCTCCACCATCTGCGTTCGGAGTGTCTGAACCAGGGCATGGCCCCACTGGCCCCCTGCCCGCATGTGGAAGACTGCCCCATGCCGGGCACGGGCAATGCCCCCTGGTGCCATTTTCGTCTGCCTGCGGACTCGGCCCCAGAATGGCTGCACAACCTTTCCCGCCGCGCCCGGCTGCCCAAAAGCGACACCAGCCTCAGCTTTCTCCTGTTCACTCGTGAATCCGCCGCCCACGAACACTTGGTGCGGGCCATTTCCGGCACATTCCCGTTGGAAAATGGGGCAGGGCAATACGCCTGCTCGGAACGCGGATTGGTTCTTCTTCAGGCCGCACAGCAAAGCCGTTGCGGGTGGCCCGGCGATCTGCTGCGCCCCACCTGGCCGAACGAACCGCAGCGGGATGAAAAATCCGGTGCATTGATTCTTCCCGTGCAATTCTCGGGGTCCGCTACGCCCCCTCCCCGGGGCAACAAGGCAAAAGACGGGAATAAAGCGCGTTCCTCTTCCGGTTCTCCAGACCGGACACAAAAGAAAGGCGGTCCCGGCCAACGATCCGGGAACAGCAAGCCGGACTCTCGCCCCGGTTCCGGGGAACAATACCGGAAAAAAGGCCACGGCGGATCACGCCCGTCAGCGCGCAACAGCGAGCATCCCGGGAAAAAAAGAAAGAGCTGA
- a CDS encoding ASKHA domain-containing protein → MDAISIRLPDGTIRTARPSQGQTLAQAIFLLGLWNDTPLCSGLGKCGLCRVRFLADAPPPRREEKQRLGKKDVDNGWRLACLHPAAPARIELPPSPRGAAPRMQGQPRPNVPIRLAVDFGTTSLHWSALQNGEETASGSELNAQIGLGGEIMARLAFTQTPDGGRELRELALGQLKHLAALLNTPLEELCVAANPAMLALLLGRDPSGLMAAPYRSPLSGGMWEELDPALPPAYIPPVYAPFVGADLSAGLAALVLAPNAQPDYPFLLADLGTNGEFILALSPREALCASVPMGPALEGVGLRHGRTAGPGAVTGFTLTPRGVTPTYFESRRQGIPGITGTGHLSLAALLRRNGLLTTEGLFTPQADPAAPPLQHILRKSLDTLQGEPVFQLPDGLHLPGSDIEEMLKVKAAFNLAFSRLLKEAGLQSSRLKAIHLAGAMGEHVAPGDLETLGFVPTGAAEKIRSQGNTSLRGARLLLQSPETRSALEALPHPTLVDLAADPELGQQFMQRMVFDHVR, encoded by the coding sequence ATGGACGCCATCAGCATCCGCCTGCCGGACGGCACCATACGCACAGCCCGGCCTTCCCAGGGGCAGACCCTGGCCCAGGCCATCTTTCTCCTGGGCTTGTGGAACGACACCCCGCTCTGCTCCGGACTGGGCAAGTGCGGCCTGTGCCGGGTGCGTTTTCTTGCGGATGCGCCACCCCCGCGACGCGAAGAAAAGCAGCGGTTGGGGAAAAAAGACGTGGACAACGGCTGGCGGCTGGCTTGCCTGCATCCCGCGGCGCCCGCACGCATCGAGCTACCGCCATCTCCCCGTGGCGCAGCCCCACGCATGCAGGGGCAACCGCGACCTAACGTCCCGATCCGTCTGGCCGTTGATTTCGGCACCACCAGCCTGCACTGGTCCGCACTGCAAAACGGTGAGGAAACCGCATCCGGATCCGAACTCAATGCCCAGATCGGTCTCGGCGGCGAAATCATGGCCCGCTTGGCCTTCACCCAGACCCCTGACGGCGGACGGGAACTGCGGGAACTGGCGCTCGGGCAGCTGAAACATTTGGCCGCGCTTCTGAATACCCCGCTGGAAGAACTTTGCGTGGCCGCAAACCCTGCCATGCTGGCCCTGCTGCTGGGCCGCGACCCTTCCGGGCTGATGGCCGCCCCGTACCGCTCCCCGCTTTCCGGAGGAATGTGGGAAGAATTGGATCCTGCCCTGCCCCCCGCCTATATCCCACCGGTATACGCCCCATTCGTGGGGGCCGACCTTTCCGCCGGGCTGGCCGCCCTGGTCCTCGCTCCCAATGCCCAACCCGACTATCCGTTCCTGCTGGCCGACCTGGGTACCAACGGTGAATTCATCCTCGCCCTTTCCCCCAGGGAGGCGCTCTGTGCCAGCGTTCCCATGGGACCAGCCCTTGAAGGGGTCGGACTTCGCCACGGCCGCACCGCCGGTCCGGGTGCGGTCACCGGCTTTACACTCACGCCACGAGGCGTAACGCCAACGTATTTCGAATCCCGCAGACAAGGCATTCCAGGCATCACCGGCACAGGACACCTTTCCCTGGCCGCCCTGCTCCGACGCAACGGACTGCTCACGACCGAAGGCCTGTTCACGCCCCAGGCCGATCCGGCAGCTCCACCGTTGCAACACATTCTGCGAAAAAGCCTGGACACCCTCCAGGGGGAACCCGTATTCCAACTCCCGGACGGCCTTCACCTGCCCGGTTCGGACATTGAGGAAATGCTCAAAGTCAAGGCCGCCTTCAACCTGGCCTTTTCCCGCCTGCTCAAGGAGGCCGGGCTACAATCAAGCCGACTCAAGGCAATTCATCTGGCGGGCGCCATGGGCGAACATGTGGCGCCGGGCGACTTGGAAACCCTGGGATTCGTCCCCACCGGGGCGGCTGAAAAAATCCGCTCCCAGGGCAACACATCGTTGCGCGGGGCGCGGCTCCTGCTCCAGTCCCCGGAAACTCGTTCCGCGCTGGAAGCCCTGCCCCACCCCACACTGGTGGATCTGGCCGCTGATCCCGAACTTGGACAACAATTCATGCAAAGGATGGTTTTCGACCATGTCCGTTGA
- a CDS encoding sirohydrochlorin cobaltochelatase: MNYAILLAAYGSRKPEAQDAVAHLQTMVREKYPDVPCHVAYTSQHVREKLAAKGEPAPSPAQCLDMLAEQGIRDVAAQSLHIIPGREFHDLLALANERSVHSEDFHRIEVGFPLLAGEHGVVRVAEALLNIAREHTPKNAATLFMGHGSRHAGSEYYTALNDQVQLRDPLVFVAPIDGPEISGIRDTLTSKQVTNATLLPLLFGAGWHANRDLAGDRPESWESLLQAAGVECNVVLKGAAEHPQLSNIWLRHLDDAVQRLLHH, translated from the coding sequence ATGAACTACGCCATCCTCCTCGCCGCCTACGGTTCGCGCAAGCCCGAGGCCCAAGATGCCGTCGCACACCTCCAGACCATGGTGCGTGAAAAATATCCCGATGTTCCCTGCCATGTGGCCTACACCTCCCAGCATGTCCGCGAGAAACTGGCCGCCAAGGGCGAACCGGCTCCCAGCCCTGCCCAATGCTTGGACATGCTGGCAGAGCAAGGCATCCGCGATGTGGCCGCCCAATCCTTGCACATCATCCCTGGCCGGGAATTTCACGATCTGCTCGCCCTGGCCAATGAACGCAGTGTTCACAGCGAAGACTTTCACCGCATTGAAGTGGGGTTTCCCCTGCTTGCCGGAGAACACGGCGTCGTCCGTGTTGCCGAGGCCTTGCTGAACATCGCCCGGGAGCACACCCCCAAAAACGCCGCAACCCTGTTCATGGGACACGGCAGTCGGCACGCCGGCAGTGAATACTACACCGCCTTGAACGATCAGGTTCAATTGCGTGATCCATTGGTTTTCGTCGCTCCCATCGACGGACCGGAAATCTCGGGCATCCGCGACACCCTGACCAGCAAGCAGGTGACCAACGCCACGCTGTTGCCCCTGCTCTTCGGCGCGGGCTGGCACGCCAACCGCGACCTGGCCGGGGATCGGCCGGAATCCTGGGAAAGCCTGCTCCAGGCTGCTGGGGTGGAATGTAACGTCGTGCTCAAAGGAGCCGCCGAGCATCCGCAACTTTCCAACATCTGGTTGCGTCATCTGGACGATGCGGTGCAGCGACTGCTCCACCACTGA
- a CDS encoding chemotaxis protein CheA: MINSIRNCIEGFEREILTMEQAKGQGIRDVLNTMGLSHVKLPSSQVIALMDMLTDGITPVSPDIVTAMLTICEGYKKLLFAMAGLLEEGVMNAPAPVDTPPRQETAPQEPDRDDSPPSDASEDDKQASASSGTKAPTPPNDESEHAQQQTNQAIKASSISSIRVDTERLDNIIELVGKLMVTYAVISQAGGAGTQQAASSLRELDLIITNLQTEVNAVRLVPLKQIFVPMHRLVNSLAQKMGKKLSFDIQGDSLALDKTIVESLNEPLVHLLRNAVDHGLEMPEERKAAGKPAAGSVRLSASRRGENAYIEIKDDGHGLDPDRILTKAVEKGIVEPDAELEERDIFRLILESGFSTAAEVTDVSGRGVGMDAVINVIRNTLDGEIDIHSTPGHGSTFTLEIPLSRSANEGIVEALVCRLGQDQFIIPSQDVVEIYVPRPQEVVDLPDGRQTVDVRGHVHTLLRLGDYLDIETDISDMSRAQAVVVRVGELRTAILVDEVLRQQQVVITKFTLPVGEIFSLPILGYGMMGESDALVVDVEALVRSFCAEEPTA; this comes from the coding sequence ATGATCAACAGCATCCGTAATTGCATTGAAGGATTCGAGCGGGAAATCCTGACCATGGAGCAGGCCAAGGGGCAGGGCATCAGGGACGTGCTCAACACCATGGGGTTAAGCCATGTAAAACTGCCCTCCTCGCAGGTCATCGCGCTCATGGATATGCTTACCGACGGCATCACTCCGGTAAGCCCGGACATCGTCACAGCCATGCTGACCATTTGTGAAGGGTACAAGAAACTGCTCTTTGCCATGGCTGGTCTTTTGGAAGAAGGCGTCATGAACGCCCCCGCCCCGGTGGACACGCCGCCCAGACAGGAAACAGCCCCGCAGGAGCCGGATAGGGATGATTCCCCCCCCTCCGATGCCTCCGAAGACGACAAACAGGCTTCGGCCTCCTCCGGAACCAAAGCCCCTACGCCGCCCAACGACGAATCCGAACACGCCCAGCAGCAAACGAACCAGGCCATCAAGGCCTCGAGTATTTCCTCCATCCGTGTGGATACGGAACGGCTGGACAACATCATCGAGCTGGTAGGCAAACTCATGGTCACCTACGCGGTCATTTCCCAGGCGGGCGGTGCCGGCACCCAGCAGGCCGCAAGCAGTCTGCGCGAGCTGGACCTGATCATCACCAACCTGCAGACCGAGGTCAACGCGGTACGCTTGGTGCCGCTCAAACAGATTTTCGTCCCCATGCACCGCCTCGTGAACAGCTTGGCGCAAAAGATGGGGAAAAAACTCAGCTTCGATATTCAGGGGGACTCCCTGGCGCTGGACAAGACCATTGTGGAAAGCCTCAACGAACCTCTGGTCCACCTGCTGCGAAATGCCGTGGACCACGGGCTGGAAATGCCCGAAGAGCGAAAAGCCGCAGGCAAACCTGCCGCCGGTTCCGTCCGCCTTTCCGCCTCGCGGCGGGGGGAAAACGCCTACATCGAAATCAAGGACGACGGCCACGGCCTGGACCCGGATCGCATTCTGACCAAAGCCGTGGAAAAGGGCATCGTGGAACCGGATGCGGAGCTGGAAGAACGTGATATCTTCCGCCTGATTCTGGAATCGGGATTCAGCACCGCCGCCGAAGTCACGGACGTATCCGGGCGCGGCGTGGGCATGGATGCGGTCATCAACGTAATCCGCAACACCCTGGACGGTGAAATCGACATCCACAGCACTCCGGGCCATGGATCAACCTTTACCCTGGAAATTCCGCTCTCCCGATCCGCCAACGAAGGCATCGTGGAGGCGCTGGTCTGTCGCCTCGGCCAGGATCAGTTCATCATTCCGAGCCAGGACGTCGTGGAAATCTACGTTCCCCGACCGCAAGAAGTGGTGGACCTGCCGGACGGACGGCAAACCGTGGACGTGCGAGGCCATGTCCACACCCTGCTCCGCCTGGGTGATTATCTTGACATCGAAACGGATATCAGTGACATGAGCCGGGCACAGGCCGTGGTTGTTCGCGTGGGCGAACTACGGACCGCCATTCTCGTGGACGAAGTGTTGCGTCAGCAGCAGGTGGTCATCACCAAGTTCACCCTGCCCGTGGGCGAAATCTTTTCCCTGCCCATCCTCGGGTACGGCATGATGGGCGAATCCGATGCTCTGGTCGTGGATGTGGAAGCCCTGGTCCGTTCCTTTTGCGCGGAAGAGCCTACCGCCTGA
- a CDS encoding Hpt domain-containing protein → MSIDPMVEEFFAEVNDKYYPQVIEGLEMLESGDMSQALEILARPIHTIKGVTGFMAGFEPASTFTHKVEDFLKALQAGDIPSSEKNLGLAGRGVTAIFQVLEQIQTDGELNQSEADEILQLLSSATAGEKETLTPMADCISLVRLDGFQVVRITCPRLHLEEHRAALDEQLREIADGDEAVLDVTDVRTIGSSVWHDMTAHAARLQLTVVGMRGSCRSTFHSWGFDRYFDSCPNLEMYQERRAEAESK, encoded by the coding sequence ATGTCCATTGATCCCATGGTCGAAGAATTTTTCGCGGAAGTAAACGACAAATACTATCCGCAGGTGATTGAAGGCCTGGAAATGCTCGAATCGGGCGACATGTCCCAGGCTCTGGAAATTCTCGCGCGCCCCATTCACACCATCAAAGGCGTTACCGGCTTCATGGCCGGATTCGAACCCGCTTCCACCTTCACCCACAAAGTTGAGGATTTTCTCAAGGCGCTTCAAGCCGGGGACATCCCCTCCAGTGAAAAGAATCTGGGCCTGGCAGGCCGAGGGGTCACCGCCATTTTTCAGGTTTTGGAACAAATTCAGACCGATGGGGAGCTGAACCAATCCGAAGCCGACGAAATTCTCCAGTTGCTCTCCAGTGCCACGGCCGGGGAAAAAGAAACGCTGACGCCCATGGCCGACTGCATTTCCCTTGTCAGGCTCGATGGCTTCCAGGTCGTGCGCATCACCTGTCCTCGGCTGCACCTGGAAGAACACCGGGCGGCCCTGGATGAACAGTTGCGCGAGATAGCGGACGGCGACGAAGCCGTGCTTGATGTTACGGACGTTCGGACCATCGGCTCTTCGGTCTGGCATGACATGACGGCACACGCGGCGCGATTGCAGCTCACCGTGGTGGGCATGCGCGGTTCCTGCCGATCCACGTTCCACTCCTGGGGATTTGACCGCTACTTCGACAGTTGTCCCAATTTGGAAATGTACCAGGAACGCCGGGCCGAGGCGGAGTCAAAATGA
- a CDS encoding response regulator encodes MRALIVEDEFLSRKVLRSFLTTAFDVEVVVNGQEALDAFRLAHKEGKPYELILMDIMMPEVDGMEALEQIRDLERDLGVQRPVKVIMTTALDDPKTVIRSFHDGEASGYIVKPVDKDKLFGELEKLGLLAK; translated from the coding sequence ATGCGAGCGCTTATCGTCGAAGATGAATTTCTGAGTCGCAAGGTTCTCCGATCCTTCTTAACCACCGCCTTTGATGTCGAGGTCGTGGTCAACGGGCAGGAGGCCTTGGATGCCTTTCGGCTGGCACACAAGGAAGGCAAACCCTATGAACTGATTCTCATGGATATCATGATGCCGGAAGTGGACGGCATGGAAGCCCTGGAACAAATCCGCGATCTGGAACGGGATTTGGGTGTGCAAAGGCCGGTCAAGGTCATCATGACCACGGCCCTGGACGACCCCAAAACAGTTATCCGCTCCTTCCATGACGGCGAGGCATCGGGCTACATCGTGAAACCCGTGGACAAGGACAAGCTGTTCGGCGAGCTGGAGAAACTCGGACTATTGGCAAAATAG
- a CDS encoding TrmH family RNA methyltransferase produces the protein MPKEITPRRRERIRSILRRRQKDLTLVMDNIWDPHNVSAVLRSCDAFGLLGVHLYYTTAQWPDLGKKSSASALKWVDRTRHEDGPAMIRGLREQGYQIVRTGFSETAREPSEYDLTRPTAIILSNEHRGTAPELVELVPDEIYIPMQGMIQSFNVSVAAALMLYEAYTQREAQGMYDVPSLTEAELAEYEERWATR, from the coding sequence ATGCCCAAAGAGATTACCCCGCGTCGACGGGAGCGGATTCGCTCCATTCTTCGCCGTCGGCAAAAAGACCTGACCCTGGTTATGGATAACATTTGGGATCCCCACAATGTTTCCGCTGTGTTGCGGAGTTGCGACGCTTTCGGATTGTTGGGGGTGCATTTGTATTACACCACGGCCCAATGGCCGGATCTGGGGAAGAAGTCCTCGGCCTCGGCGCTCAAGTGGGTGGACCGCACCCGGCATGAGGACGGGCCGGCCATGATCCGGGGCTTGCGCGAGCAGGGATACCAGATTGTCCGGACTGGGTTTTCCGAAACAGCTCGCGAGCCTTCCGAGTACGATCTGACGCGGCCCACCGCCATCATTTTGTCCAATGAACATCGCGGAACAGCCCCGGAACTGGTGGAGCTTGTTCCCGATGAAATTTATATTCCCATGCAGGGGATGATCCAGAGCTTTAACGTGTCCGTTGCCGCGGCCTTGATGCTTTACGAGGCCTACACCCAACGTGAGGCCCAGGGCATGTACGACGTGCCGAGCCTGACCGAAGCGGAACTGGCGGAATATGAGGAGCGTTGGGCAACGCGCTGA
- the glgB gene encoding 1,4-alpha-glucan branching protein GlgB: MPQDTTRPVFIAPFDLDLFARGEHWDLYRILGAHPHTHEDGTPGYRFAVWAPNAQAVSVIGAFNDWTPEQHPLFPVGSSGIWAAFLPEMERDRSYKFAVRQQNGKTVFKTDPCALAAESRPGNAAVTSSLCGYQWNDEEWMESRRQLGLPLEQPVSIYEVHAGSWRRPDGRFPTYDELADELIPYARDLGFTHLEFLPLAEHPLDESWGYQTSHYFAPSSRFGSPDQFRTLIDRCHQAGLGVILDWVPAHFPKDEWSLGRFDGTALYEHQDPRLGEHPDWGTYIFNLGRYETANFLLANALYWLKEFHIDGLRIDAVASMLYRDYSRKDGEWVPNQYGGNENLEAIAFLRRLNTVVHAHYPGACVIAEESTSWPGVSRPVYTGGLGFTFKWNMGWMNDTLNYFQKEPIHRSHHHQNLTFSMLYAFSENFLLPLSHDEVVHGKGALLAKMPGDDWQKFANLRLLLAYQWAHPGKKLLFMGGEFGQWSEWCSGRELDWGLLDFPRHRGISRLVGDLNNLLRTQPAMYIRDNEWAGFQWLDLTDHNASVISFLRKAPDAPPVLWVFNFTPVPRHAYAVPCPLEGRWYEALNTDSSHYGGSNLGNGGHAAARTDNGGPCLRLTLPPLAALAFVHQKK; encoded by the coding sequence ATGCCCCAGGACACTACCAGACCGGTCTTCATCGCCCCCTTTGACCTTGATCTCTTCGCCAGGGGGGAACACTGGGATCTCTACCGCATCCTGGGTGCGCATCCGCATACCCATGAAGACGGCACGCCCGGATACCGTTTCGCTGTCTGGGCTCCCAACGCCCAAGCCGTCAGCGTCATCGGCGCGTTCAACGACTGGACACCGGAGCAGCACCCGCTGTTTCCGGTCGGCTCCTCGGGAATCTGGGCTGCATTCCTACCTGAAATGGAACGCGACCGCTCCTACAAATTCGCGGTTCGCCAACAAAACGGCAAGACCGTGTTCAAGACCGACCCCTGTGCCCTGGCCGCGGAATCCCGACCGGGCAACGCCGCCGTCACCAGCTCCCTGTGCGGCTACCAGTGGAACGACGAGGAATGGATGGAGTCACGCCGTCAGCTCGGCCTACCGCTGGAGCAGCCGGTTTCCATCTATGAGGTGCACGCCGGATCCTGGCGTCGCCCGGACGGCCGTTTCCCCACTTATGACGAACTGGCCGACGAACTGATTCCCTATGCCCGGGATCTCGGCTTCACGCATCTAGAATTTTTGCCCCTGGCCGAGCACCCCCTGGACGAATCCTGGGGGTACCAGACCTCGCACTATTTTGCGCCCTCTTCGCGGTTCGGCTCGCCCGACCAGTTCCGCACACTTATCGACCGCTGCCACCAGGCTGGCCTGGGCGTCATCCTGGATTGGGTTCCGGCACATTTCCCAAAAGATGAATGGAGCTTGGGACGTTTTGACGGCACAGCCCTCTATGAGCACCAAGACCCGCGCCTGGGGGAACACCCAGACTGGGGTACCTACATCTTCAACCTGGGCCGCTACGAAACAGCCAATTTCCTGTTGGCCAACGCCCTCTACTGGCTTAAAGAATTTCATATCGACGGACTGCGTATTGATGCCGTGGCCTCCATGCTCTACCGGGACTACTCCCGGAAAGACGGGGAATGGGTGCCGAACCAATACGGCGGCAACGAAAATCTTGAAGCCATCGCCTTTTTGCGCCGCCTGAACACCGTGGTTCACGCCCATTATCCCGGAGCCTGCGTCATTGCCGAGGAATCCACTTCCTGGCCCGGCGTGTCGCGCCCGGTTTACACCGGCGGCCTGGGCTTCACGTTCAAGTGGAACATGGGCTGGATGAACGATACACTCAACTATTTTCAAAAAGAACCCATCCACCGCTCACACCATCATCAAAACCTCACGTTCTCCATGCTCTACGCCTTTAGCGAAAACTTTTTGCTGCCCCTCTCCCACGACGAGGTGGTCCACGGCAAAGGCGCGCTGCTCGCGAAGATGCCCGGCGACGACTGGCAAAAATTCGCCAATTTGCGTCTTTTGTTGGCTTATCAATGGGCGCACCCAGGTAAAAAGCTGCTTTTTATGGGAGGGGAATTCGGGCAATGGTCCGAATGGTGTTCCGGACGGGAACTGGACTGGGGACTGCTGGACTTTCCCCGGCACCGGGGCATTTCGCGGTTGGTGGGCGACCTGAATAACCTCTTGCGCACGCAGCCCGCCATGTACATCCGGGACAATGAATGGGCCGGGTTCCAATGGCTGGATCTCACGGATCACAACGCCTCGGTGATCAGCTTTTTACGCAAGGCACCGGACGCGCCGCCCGTACTCTGGGTCTTCAACTTCACGCCCGTTCCGCGGCACGCGTATGCGGTTCCCTGCCCTCTGGAGGGCCGCTGGTACGAAGCACTAAACACGGATTCATCACATTACGGCGGTTCCAACCTGGGCAACGGGGGCCACGCCGCGGCGCGCACCGACAACGGCGGTCCCTGTCTGCGCCTGACGCTGCCTCCTCTGGCGGCCCTGGCTTTCGTGCATCAAAAAAAATAA